A region of the Stieleria neptunia genome:
CGATCCGCTGCGGCGTCCAATGCGAGGGCGGCGGTCAAGATCAGCGACATCTATGGTTCCACCTTTCTGACCGCACGTCTGGAGCAGAGTGACGCGACCGATGCGATTGAGATTCTGTTGCCGGGCCAAGTCCGCCATCGCATCGCGTTGGATCAGATTGAACGAATCACTTGGTCCAGCGGGCGGGTCATGCTGGCGCGAGAAACCCCCGCCTCCACCCGAATGTCCCCGCTGCTGCAAACGAAATTACCGACCAATCTGGTAACGGATTGGTTCGGACCGGCGGCCGAGGGCGAGGATCTGGTGATGGTCGCCGGGGGGAACGCCGAGTATCGCGTCGAGCCGGGATTCCAAACGCTGGCCGGAAGTGTCGGACGCGATACACTGGTCTCCGCCGGCGGCACGGTCACGGTCCGCGTGGTCGTCGATGGCGAAGTGCAATGGGAACAGTCGTTGACCGATTCAAACACCAAAGGATTTCGCGTTCCGGTCGCGGGTGCCAACCGCATCCGGCTGGAAACCTTGGCAGGCGGTGATGGTGACGTCGGAGACCAAGTCCGATTCTTGAAACCCAGGTTGATGAAGTGAGCCGACGAGTGAACGACCGATTGCCGCCATCGACCGCGCTGTTCACAGCATCGTTGCTGGCACTATTTTCCATCACACCGTTTTGCCCGGCACCGGTCTCGCATGGCCAAGACGCGGCAGCTGACCCGAGTTCAATCGACGCGAGTAAAATCGGCGGCCCCCTCGAATTGGATCCGCTGCTGCAGTCGGTCGAACAGGCGCGGGTCGCGGCGATCGATCGTGCCCGTCCCAGCGCCGTCAGCGTGTTTGTGCCCGGCGGCGGAGGCGGCGGAAGCGGCGTCCTGATCTCACCGGACGGCTTCGCACTGACCAACTTCCACGTCACCAGCCCCGCCGGAACGTTCATGCGATGCGGGTTGAGCGATGGTCGCGTCTACGATGCCGTTCTGGTCGGACTCGATCCGGTCGGCGACTTGGCGATGATCCAATTGCTCGGACGCGACGATTTCCCTTACGCCACACTGGCCGACAGCCGGCAAGCCCGCGCCGGCGATTGGTGCATGGTGATCGGCAACCCGTTTCTACTGGCGACCAATCTACAGCCCACCGTGACCTGGGGAATCCTCAGCGGCGTCGGGCGTTACCAGTACCCCTCCGGCACGCTGCTGGAATATGCCGATTGCCTGCAGACCGATGCGTCGATCAACCCCGGAAACTCGGGCGGCCCGATCTACAACGATCAAGGCGAATTGCTGGGCATCGTCGGACGCTGCTCGTTCGAAAAACGCGGACGCGTCAATGTCGGCGTCGGTTACGCGATCTCCATCAACCAGGCCAAGAACTTTCTCGGTTATCTGCGCAGCGGCCGGATCGTCGACCACGCCACACTCGGCGCGACCGTGACCACCGATCCCGATGGTGGAGTCGTCGTCAGCAACATCCTCGAGTCCAGTGACGCTTATCGGCGCGGGCTTCGCTACAACGCCCAAATCTTGGAAATCGATGGCCGTCCCGTGATGACCGCCAACGATGTTCAAAATGTCCTGGGAACCCTGCCCAGTGGATGGCGCGTCCCGGTCACCTTTCGCTACGACGGCATCACCAAACGCGTTCCGGTCCGATTGATGGGCGTTCATCGCCAGGACGAACTGCTGGCGAAGATGTCGTCGGCCCTGCCGCCCCCGCCGCCGGTTCCCGATCAACCGGAAGAGGACGAAGATTCCGAGCAGAAACAAGACGACAACGAAAGTGACGACGACACGCCCAAAACGCCCGATCGAAAACGCACACGCCCGCCATCGCCCCACGGCGGTGCCAAACCGTCGATCCCGAAATCGGTTTCCGATCTGATCATCCCGCGCAGGGGATTCGCCAACTATCACTTCAATCAAGTCCAACAGGATCGGTTCATTGAATCGCTGCGGAGCCAATCTCCCGCCGATCAATTCCCCGCCGATTCGGAATCGAAACCCACCGCCTGGGTCATCACGGGCAAGACCGGCGAGGCGGAAGTCCAACTCAGCGTCGCCGACGATCAGTACGCGATCCTGGTCGGTGAAACGGCGATGCAGGCGACGAAACGATCGGAGCTGTATGACGCGGTGGACACCGATTCGATCGCCGGTATCCTGCCCGCACTCGATGCCTGGCGGACGATGTTAAAACTCGGTCCGCGAAAATTCGGTGAAGCCTACTACCAAGGCACGATGCCGTTGGGCGGCGAACGCCCCTTGCGCGATTGCACGATCGGCCTGTACGGGGACATGGAGGTGCGTTGGCTTTCGCACCCCGAAAGCGGCTTGGTCGAATGCGTCGAAGTGTTCGCCGATCGCGACTCGGACCCGGCGGAACTGTGGATCCTTCGTGACGGCGACACGATCAGCGGATTGGAATTGCGTTACGGAACCGACGTCGCACTGAACGTTTCGATCAGCGACTGGAAACAAACGGAGACTGCACAGCCATGATGCCCTTGCGTCTTCCCTTCTCGATCATCACCGCCCTGCTGCCCTGCCTGGTCGGCCCGCTGGTCGGCCTGCTGATCACACCCGAAACGATGGCCCAACCGCCCGTCGCGCCGGACACGCGTGAAGTCCAACAGCGTGTGGTCAAGGTTTACGGTGCCGGCGGAATCAAGGGACTGGAGGCCTACCAGAGCGGTTTCCTGGTTTCACCGGAAGGTCACATTGCGACGGCCTGGAGCTATGTGCTGGATGTCGAACCGATCGTGGTGCTCGATGACGGACGCCGGTTTGAATCCACGATCGTGGGGATCGAACCCGCGCTGGAACTGGCGGTGCTGAAAGTCGACGCCTCCGATTTGCCGTACTTCGAAGTCGACAAGGAATTGAACGCCCAGTGGGGTGATCCGGTCCTGGCCGTCAGCAATCTGTTCAACATTGCCGCGGGCAACGAACCGGCCAGCGTGATGCAAGGCACCATCGCCGCGGTGACCAACTTGGACGCGCGGCGCGGCACCTTCAAGACACCCTACCGCGGCAAAGTGCTGATCCTGGACCTGATCGCCAACAACCCGGGTGCGGCCGGCGGCGCGGTGGTCGATGGCAAGGGCCGCTTGATCGGCATGCTGGGCAAAGAGCTGCGTGACAGCGGCACCGGAGTCTGGCTGAATTATGCGTTGCCGATCGATGCGCTGCGAACCGCACTCGGCGACATCATCGCCGGTCGCACCACGACCGTCCCGAAAGAAGAAAACCCCGTGCTGCGACGGGACCAATCCCATAACCTGACGACACTGGGTTTGGTGCTGGTGCCCAATGTCCTGGAATCCACGCCGGCGTACATCGATGCCGTCGCGTCGGACTCCCCGGCGGCCGGTGCAAAATTGCGTCCCGACGATTTGATTTTGTTGTTGGAAGGACAGCGTGTCGGCGACCAACAAACCCTGATCGATCTGTTGCGTCGGATCGACCGGCGTGACGCCGTGTCCCTGACCATCCAACGCGGCAACGAAGTGCTGCCGATTCGTTTGCAACCTTAGGAGCCCGCCGCGTGGTGAATTTGAAAACTGTGCACTGCTTCACCGTGGTCACGGCATGCCTGCTCTCGAGCACCGTCTGCTCGGCTCAAAATGACACGGCGGAGTATCGTCAAGCGATGGCCCGCGCGGTCCGAAGCGCCGCCGAACGCGTCCTGCCATCGATCGTATCCATCGAAGTGATCGGCGTGGCCGAGGTGGCCGGCGGCGGGAAACAGCAAAGCGAAGTCGCTCAAGACGCACCGTCCTGTGGGATTGTCGTCGACGCAGACGGGTACATCGTCGCATCGGACATCATCGTCCGCCGGCCGTCGGCCAGCATGCTGGTCGTCCTGCCCGACGCGACACGACTGGCGGCAACCCTCGTCGCCCGTGACTATCACCGCGGCCTGGTGATGCTCCGCGTCGAAACGAAAACGCCCTTGGTCCCGATCGACTTGGCCGCAGCGGTGAACACACCGATCGGGTCCACCGTCGTCGCCGTCGGACGCTACGGCGGTGATCGATCGCCGATGGTCAGCAGCGGCATCTTGAGTGCCACCGGCCGATTGGAAGGCACGATGCTGCAAAGCGACGCGCGCGTCTCGCCGTCGTTTTACGGCGGCCCCTTGGTCGATCTGTACGGAAACGTGATCGGCGTCCTGGTCCCCGCGGTCGCCGAAGGTGGAGCCCCGGACGACACCAGTTGGTACGACTCGGGAATCGCGTTCGCCGTCCCGTCGCCGGTGCTGGCCAACAAACTGGCGCGCCTGCGTGCCGGGGAAGACATCCGCAAGGGATTGATCGGCATCGTCCCCAAGGCCAAAGACCCCTACGCCGAAGACACCGAATTGGCGGCCGTCCGCAGCCGATCCCCGGCGGAAAAGTCCGGCATCGAGCCCGGGGATTCCGTCGTCGCCATCGGCGGAAAACCCGTGCGGATGTTCCAACAGATCAAACAAGCCCTCGGCCCCTACGATGCCGGCGAGTCGCTCGAAATCACGTTGCGTCGAAACGGCGAAACCCGGACCGTCAACGTCACCCTGGCCGAATCGATTCCTCCGTTGAGCCCGCAGCGTCTGGGCGTCTGGTTGACCGAAGAAACGGCAGGTGACTCGGAGGCAGCCGACGACGAAGCATCCGAGTCGCCCAAGGTGGTCGTCCGCGCCGTCGTTCCCGACACCGCCGCCGATGGCAGCTTGAACCCCGGCGATGTGATCAAGCAAATCAATCAAACCGAAATCACCGACGTGGCAACGGCCGGTCGGACGATGATCACCGCGGTCGCCGACGAAGAACTCACGCTGGCCGTTGATCGTGACGGGGAGTCGCTGGAAATCAAGCTGACCCCCACGTCGATCGCCGGGCCGACGCTGAAGAAAACGATTGATGCATGGTCCGGCGAGCCGCTCGAAAACCCTTGGGATGTCCAGGAATTGCGGCTTCCCGATGTCCCCAATCTGGCCGCCTATGTGGCTCCGAAACCCGACGAGATGACGGCCGACCAAGCGCTGGCGTTGCTGGTCCTGTTGTTGCCGCCGGAAACCCGCGACCCGCAACAAGCGTTGCAAGCCTGGCGGGGCGCGGCCGGACAAGCCGGCGTGGTGGTTTGCGCCATCTGCAGCGAAGATGAACAACGTTGGCAACAAAAAGAAATCGACGTCGTCTCGCGAATGGCCACCCTGATGGCACAGCGCGTCCCCGTCAGCGTCAGCGCCGTGGCGGCAAACGGCGCGATCAAGGATTCGCCGGCTTCGGCAGCCGATTCCATGGTGATCGCGATGGCGCTCTCGGATCGAAAAAACTTTGCCGGGATCGCGGTCTCGGCCGATGCCAAGCCCCCCGCCGTGCGGCTGCGAGAAAACGAGCCCGATCGTGCGCTGGAAATCATGTTGCCGATCGAGTCACTCGACGACGGCCCGACTTGGCTGGCACCGCTGACGACCGCCGGATACCCCATTTCCCTTGGCGGCGAGACGGAAATCGGTGACCTGCTGCGTTGGGTCCGCTTGCTGCAAACGATTTGAGTGATCCGCACGGATTCACGGCCTGTCGATGGAATCCGATCACACATGAGATCGATCAGCCGGCCAGTCAACGTGCGGCGTCCGAGGATCACTCGCTAACGGTCGGTTGTTTGAGTGGGCCGCGGGCGCGTAAGCGGCCGGGCATTTCGGCGCCCGCCCGAGGCCTTACGGCCAGCGGCTCACCGTTGACTCCGCAGATCCCGATTAAATCAACACGCCGCCACGCCTCAAACCAGCGCTATCCAGCTAAACTCTAGTTGTGACGACTCCCGTCGCAACAGCTTTCCGCCCCGTCGTCCTTTAACCCCGTCCCGCAGCATGATTTACCGTACGCTTCTCTCGCTCGCCCTGCTTTTCGTTCCGCTGGTCAGCCACGCCGTGGCGGCCCAGTCGGGCGTGCTCCACTTTCCCGCCAAGGGGGATTCCCAAGGCACGATCGTTCTGGTTTCGGGCGATGAAGAGTATCGCACCGAAGAATCGATGCCGATGTTGGCCAAAATCCTGAGCGTCAAACACGGCTTCGATTGCACCGTCCTGTTTTCGATGTCGGCCGATGGAAGTTACATCGACCCGAACAACCAGAGCGGCGTGGTGGGCTGGGAAGCGCTTGACGAGGCCGACTTGATGATCATCGGAACGCGTTTCCGCAAGCCCAGCGAGTCGCAAGCGGCCCACATCACCAAGTTCATCAACGACGGAAAACCGTTGATCGGAATCCGCACCGCGACACACGCCTTCAACGGAAAGGGTTCGTTCGGCGGTGAAGTGACCTATGGCAACTTTGGACGCAAGATCCTCGGTGAGCAGTGGGTCAGCCACCACGGCCAACACAAACGCCAAGGCGCCCGGGCGGTCATCACCGATCAGGCCGCAGGGCATCCGATTCTCAATAGCGTCAGCGACATCTTCGTCCCCTCGGACGTTTATGGCGTCACCCACCTGACCGACCAGGACACGATTCTGTTGCGCGGCGCGGTGACCGAGTCGCTCGATCCAGAATCCGTCAACATCGAAGGCCCCAAGAACGATCCAATGCAGCCCCTGGCCTGGCTGCACCCCTACGTGTCTCCGTCGGGGACCAAGGGGCAATCGTTTTGCACGACCACCGGCGCCAGTGTCGACTTGGTCAGCGAAGATCTGCGACGGATGCTGGTCAACGCCACGTACTTTTTGCTCGACAAAACGGTGCCTGAAAAAGCGGACGTCGCGTTCGTCGATCCGTACTACCCGACGTTCTACGGATTCATCAACGACAAAGAGTATTGGGAACAGCTGAACCTGCAACCGACGGACTTTGAACTCGGCAAGGCACCGCATCGCGAAGACCCCAAGGGCAGCCCCGAATGGCCCTTCCGCGATCGCCCGTAAGACACCGGGATAGCCGTAGGGCATGCTGTGCATGCCTTCACCTCGTTCCAAGGCTCCGCCTTGGAACGCAATGCCGGTGTGGCTCTCGCCACACGCCGGTAGCGGGCAGGAGCCTCCATGACAGTGTGTTGCGGGAATAGTGGGATAGGCTTCCAGCCTGTCATTCCAGCGTCGACAGGCTGGAAGCCTATCCCACTGACCTACTCATCGACTTGCTTGGCGACCAGCCGTGCGCGAACGCGGTTGCCGTGTTCCTGGGGTTCGCCTTCGCGTTTGTACATCTCGATCGCTTCGTCGGTTTTCCCCAGCGCCTCGGTCAAGCGGGCCAGATTGTAGCGGGCCGCCGGTGTCCAATACGATTGTTGTTCCTCGGTGAGCACACGTTTTTCGAGCCAACTTTCAGCGGTTTCCAGTCGGCCGTCGTCGGCTTGCAGCAGACTCAACCAATACGACGCGGTGCGTTTGCCCATCCGCAGCAACCCTTGGATCTGAGCAACTTGCTGGTCGTACACTTTTGCGTCGACGCCCAGTTCCCGGCGAATGCCGTATTGTTTTTGAAGCTCAACATCGATCCTCAAATCCTCGATCTCAAATTCCGGTGCGCGTTGATTCATGTACAGGGTCCGAGCGCCGGTGATGCTCTCCTCTTCCAGATCGGCAAACTGGCCCTTCAAGTGCTGCCATCGTCCGCGCGTCAGTTCGCGTGCGCTTTCGAAACCGGCGTCCATCATCGCCCACCGCGCCATGTACCAAAACGCGAACACGGGATCACGCTGGGTGTACTGTTGGCAAATCGACTGGTAAATCTCGGCTTTCAGCGGAACGTCCCACAGCCGAACCGAACTGATGCCCGTGACCGCATCAAGTTGTTCGGCCAGCGAATCGGCGTCGACGTAGACGTTCATCCTGCGGTCGCCGGTCAAACCCGATTGAAGTTTCTTCATCCGCGGGCTGATGGCTTCGGGCAACAGATTCAGCAACGCCACACATTGCTGAGCGTCTTCTTTGGTCACCGGATAGGTGAATTGATCCAGCCCGGCGATTCCCAAACGCCGCAAGACGACGGCGTCGCGACGGGCCTGCGCCAAGGTCGCGATGCCGACTTGATCGGGACCGGGGACAAACACGCCCAGGGTCGGCTCGAACAGATAGATCTGATCGCCGGCGAGCACACCGACGCAAAACGGCGTCACGTCACCGGACTGGCCGTCGATCGTTCCCAGCACCGCCGCGGGGATCCCCGCTTGTCGGCACAATTGGGTGAACACGCCGGCCCGCTGCAGTCCGTCACCGGTCCCACGCATGACCGTTTGAAAGTCCGTCTGACGGTACCCCGCGCCGCGAAACTCGATCCCGGAGGGAAAGTCCGGCCCGGGCGGCGCGGGATTCAACGGCTGGTGCGGCTCCAAGGCAATGTTGCGAATCGTCCAATCAAACAACCGTGTCGCCGTGACCAGCCGATCGACCGTTTCGGCCGACAGTGTTTCACGTTGCTGCGTGAACCAATCGGTCAGCAGCGTTTCGTCATGCAGCGGCACATCGACCCAGCTGTACAACGAATGGAACAGGTAACTGTCACGCAGATGCAACACATCGCTGGGCAAAAAGGTCCGGCCGGAGACACGGTCGGCCAGTTCGTTTGGCGAGATCAAATCGCCGAGCGTATCGACCAGCTTGGGCTCAGTGACTTCACTCGGCGGTCGGGTGGCACTCCAGCCGTTGAGATGAAACGCGATCTGTTCCTGCGCCTTTTCGGCATCCAGTTCGACGTACTTTCGCAGCAACACAAAAGAATCACCGAGGTGATCGCGTCGCGCGAGTGTTTCCTGCTGTGCCTGACGACGGCTTTGGATTTCACGGACCAGCGCCGTGTCGTCCTGACATCCGACCGCCAGCAGGCTCGCCACCCCAATCCACAGGGCTCCCCATCGATGGATGCCACGGCAATTGCGGGGTGGAACAGGGAAGGTGAAGCAGAACCTAGGGAGCTTGGTCGGTGCCATTCAATTGGCCAACGGAGAGGATCGTGTGTCGAATCTGGAGCAGGCGATCGACCAGGCCCTCGAATCGGTCCAGGGGCACCATGTTGGCACCGTCACTCGGGGAGGAATCTGGATCCGGATGGGTCTCGAAAAAGATCGCGTCGATACCGATTGCTACGGCCGCGCGGGCTAATGGTTCGACCATTTCCCGGTTTCCCCCCGTGGATCCTTGCCCCGACCCGGGCCGCTGCACGCTGTGGGTTGCATCGAACACGACCGGCACGCCGAGTGAGCGCATGATCGGCAGGGCTTGCATGTCGTTGACCAGCCTGCCGTAGCCGAAAAAGGTCCCCCGTTCGCATAGCATCACGCCCCCATCACCCGCGGCGCGGGCTTTGTCGACCACGTATCGCATGTCTTCGGGCGCCATGAATTGCCCTTTTTTGACGTTCAGCGGGCGACCTGTCTCCGCCGCGGCAACGATCAAATCCGTCTGGCGGGCCAAAAACGCAGGGATTTGAAGCAGGTCACAGACTTCGGCGACCGCCTTGGCCTGGCCGGGTAAGTGGATGTCGGTCGTGACCGGCAACCCGGTTCGGCGAGCGATCCGATCGAGCATCGTCAGCCCCTGCTCCATGCCGGGCCCACGAATCGCCGCGGCACTGGTTCGATTGGCTTTGTCAAACGAGGCCTTGAAGACGACGTTGACATCCTCTCGCGCGTTGATTCGGGTCAACACGTCGCCGATCTGCGTCGAAATCTCGTCGGATTGCAACACACACGGACCGGCGATCAACAACAACGGTTGCCCGTCGCCACACCGATACGGGCCGACGGAAACGGTTCGAACGCCGCTGGAATTCTCTGAATTGCTCATACCCGTGAGTTTGGGCGATTCGCTGAGTTCTGGCAATCGCAGTGCGAGAGGCCCTCGCGGAGAACAGGTGGGAGAGGCTTCCAGGCTCGTCGATGCGGAAATGACAGGCTGGAAGCCTATCCCACACTCACAGATCCTTCAGTCGTTGAACGGCTTCTTTGGCACGCTTCAAAAACGCGTTTTTCGGCTCGCCGGCCTCCAGGAAAATCGGCGCCCCGATCGTGATACAACTCAACAGCGGCACCGGCAACACTTCGCCCCGCGGCAAGATCCGATTCACGTTGTCGATGTAAACCGGCACCAGCTCCAAATCCGGACGTTTTTTGCCCATGTAATACAGCCCGCTTTTGAATTCACCCATCTCGTCGCCGGCACTGCGTCCGCCTTCGGGAAAGACGATCAGCGAGTAGATGTCGCCCATTTCTTCCAGCATGATGTCGATCGGGCTGCGGTGCACCTTGATCTCCTTGCGATCGATCAACAGCGCATTGAAACTGGCCGCCATGTGCGGCTTGACCCAACCGGAACTCCAATAGTCCTTGGCAGCCACGGGACGGGTGACCGCGCGGATTTCTTTGGGCAGCGCAGACCACAACACCACCGCATCCAGATGGCTGGTGTGATTGGCAAAATAAATGCGTTGACAGGTGTCGGGCTGACAATCCACCCAGCGCACGGTGAAGCCGCTAAACAGCTTCGCCAGCAGAACGATGACATGACTAGTGAGGGTCATGCCCCAAGTCTAATCATCGATTGCGGCGAGAATAAGTGGTCGCGAACGTGTGCCGAACCACGGGACACGCTGATCGGGGAACCTCGATTCCATCAACGCGCCCGCTACGCCGGCGCCTGTTCGGCAACCGCACCCTGCGAGGCACCAGCCCGGTGATAAAGCGAGGTGGCCAAGTTCTGATAGCCCGCCACCATCGACTCGAGCGATCCGCTGCGGAGCACCAATTCACGTCCCGCTTTCCCCATCCGATGCCGCAGCGCCGGGTCAGCGAGCAACTGCTCGATCGCTCCAGCCATGGCGTCGAGATCTTGGGACGCAAACAGACGGCCGGTGCGATCGTCGATGACGGTCTCGCCGACCGAACCCACGTCGCTGGCCACGACCGGCACTTCACAGGCAAACGCTTCCAGGATGGAAACCGGTGAGGCTTCGTTGAGCGAACATAACGTGAAGACATCCAAGGCCGAAAGCAGCCGCGGCGTGTCGTGACGTGTCCCCAGCAGATGAATTCGATCCGTCACGCCCAGCTCTCCGGCCATCCGTTCGATGGCACCACGCTCGGGACCGTCGCCGACGACCACCCAATGCAGATTTGGATGACGATCGCGCAGTTGTGCCGCGGCCCGAACCAGCAGCGAATGATTCTTTTCGCTGCGAAGTGCCGCCACGATTCCCACCAGCTGCGATTCCGGACCGAGCTGCAATTCCTCACGCACCTCGCGGCGATGCGTTTCATTGGGCTCAAACCGTTCACAATCCACCCCGTTGCGAATCACGTGGACCTTTGCCTTCGGAAAGCCTTCGAACTGGTGCAGAAACTCGCCGTGCGAGTCGGCCACCGCGATGAAGGCATCGGTCAACGGCGTCAAAAATCGATTCAAACGTCCCACGCCATCCGGCCATCCGGTGCTGTGCAGTGCCGATGCAATCACCGGCACGCCGGCCAGGAAAGCGGCCAGCCGGCCCCAGAACATTTTGTCGCCCGCACCGACGGTGACCACCACATCGGTTTCACGCCGCCGCATCAAGCGGGCCAACCTGAACAGCACCGCGACGTCCCACTTGCCGCCGATCAAATGGCTGTGCACGGGAAACTCGTCGGCGATCGCCTCCCCCAGCGGTCCCGGCTGCTTCAAACAAATCACTTCGGGACAGACCACGCTGGGGTCCATCCGCCGCAGCAGGTTGACCAACAACGTCTCGGCACCGCCGACCGGCATGCTGGTGATCACAAACTGCATCCGCAACGGCAACGCGGTGAAGCATTTTTCTCCTGTGTGTCTTAAGGTGTTAGCGGCAGGGCGCGAGCCCTCCGGTTCTTCCTCTTTGCCAAAACACCGGAGGGCTCGCGCCCTACCGCTAAAAAATGCGACACCGCGTTGCCGCAACGGACGGTGGGGTTGGTGTGGCGACAGATTGCGCCACCAGCGACGAGCAAACATCGGGTCAGTCTTTTGCTGAAATGGGGAACGGAGATCGTGCTAGTTTGATGTCACCCTCCTGGTAGGAGGGTCGAGCGAAGCGAGGGGAGGTCGAACGGTCGTCGCTGAGCGATTGCGAGCCACATAGCCCCTCCCCGCGTCGTCGTAAACTCCTCCGCGACCCTCCCAAAGGGAGTGTGACTTCAAGTCTCAACGGATGAACACCTTTAAGGGTTTACCTCACGGACTTTCATGCCGCGCTGGAATCCCGACGCGTCGCAAAACCGCCCGGATTCGGCCCCCCGATTCACGCGAACTTTAACGGTTCTGTGGATTTCAGGCCGAAAAACCAGGTTTTCGC
Encoded here:
- a CDS encoding S1C family serine protease gives rise to the protein MMPLRLPFSIITALLPCLVGPLVGLLITPETMAQPPVAPDTREVQQRVVKVYGAGGIKGLEAYQSGFLVSPEGHIATAWSYVLDVEPIVVLDDGRRFESTIVGIEPALELAVLKVDASDLPYFEVDKELNAQWGDPVLAVSNLFNIAAGNEPASVMQGTIAAVTNLDARRGTFKTPYRGKVLILDLIANNPGAAGGAVVDGKGRLIGMLGKELRDSGTGVWLNYALPIDALRTALGDIIAGRTTTVPKEENPVLRRDQSHNLTTLGLVLVPNVLESTPAYIDAVASDSPAAGAKLRPDDLILLLEGQRVGDQQTLIDLLRRIDRRDAVSLTIQRGNEVLPIRLQP
- a CDS encoding ThuA domain-containing protein, translating into MIYRTLLSLALLFVPLVSHAVAAQSGVLHFPAKGDSQGTIVLVSGDEEYRTEESMPMLAKILSVKHGFDCTVLFSMSADGSYIDPNNQSGVVGWEALDEADLMIIGTRFRKPSESQAAHITKFINDGKPLIGIRTATHAFNGKGSFGGEVTYGNFGRKILGEQWVSHHGQHKRQGARAVITDQAAGHPILNSVSDIFVPSDVYGVTHLTDQDTILLRGAVTESLDPESVNIEGPKNDPMQPLAWLHPYVSPSGTKGQSFCTTTGASVDLVSEDLRRMLVNATYFLLDKTVPEKADVAFVDPYYPTFYGFINDKEYWEQLNLQPTDFELGKAPHREDPKGSPEWPFRDRP
- a CDS encoding S1C family serine protease; translated protein: MNLKTVHCFTVVTACLLSSTVCSAQNDTAEYRQAMARAVRSAAERVLPSIVSIEVIGVAEVAGGGKQQSEVAQDAPSCGIVVDADGYIVASDIIVRRPSASMLVVLPDATRLAATLVARDYHRGLVMLRVETKTPLVPIDLAAAVNTPIGSTVVAVGRYGGDRSPMVSSGILSATGRLEGTMLQSDARVSPSFYGGPLVDLYGNVIGVLVPAVAEGGAPDDTSWYDSGIAFAVPSPVLANKLARLRAGEDIRKGLIGIVPKAKDPYAEDTELAAVRSRSPAEKSGIEPGDSVVAIGGKPVRMFQQIKQALGPYDAGESLEITLRRNGETRTVNVTLAESIPPLSPQRLGVWLTEETAGDSEAADDEASESPKVVVRAVVPDTAADGSLNPGDVIKQINQTEITDVATAGRTMITAVADEELTLAVDRDGESLEIKLTPTSIAGPTLKKTIDAWSGEPLENPWDVQELRLPDVPNLAAYVAPKPDEMTADQALALLVLLLPPETRDPQQALQAWRGAAGQAGVVVCAICSEDEQRWQQKEIDVVSRMATLMAQRVPVSVSAVAANGAIKDSPASAADSMVIAMALSDRKNFAGIAVSADAKPPAVRLRENEPDRALEIMLPIESLDDGPTWLAPLTTAGYPISLGGETEIGDLLRWVRLLQTI
- the kdsA gene encoding 3-deoxy-8-phosphooctulonate synthase, with protein sequence MSNSENSSGVRTVSVGPYRCGDGQPLLLIAGPCVLQSDEISTQIGDVLTRINAREDVNVVFKASFDKANRTSAAAIRGPGMEQGLTMLDRIARRTGLPVTTDIHLPGQAKAVAEVCDLLQIPAFLARQTDLIVAAAETGRPLNVKKGQFMAPEDMRYVVDKARAAGDGGVMLCERGTFFGYGRLVNDMQALPIMRSLGVPVVFDATHSVQRPGSGQGSTGGNREMVEPLARAAVAIGIDAIFFETHPDPDSSPSDGANMVPLDRFEGLVDRLLQIRHTILSVGQLNGTDQAP
- a CDS encoding S1C family serine protease yields the protein MNDRLPPSTALFTASLLALFSITPFCPAPVSHGQDAAADPSSIDASKIGGPLELDPLLQSVEQARVAAIDRARPSAVSVFVPGGGGGGSGVLISPDGFALTNFHVTSPAGTFMRCGLSDGRVYDAVLVGLDPVGDLAMIQLLGRDDFPYATLADSRQARAGDWCMVIGNPFLLATNLQPTVTWGILSGVGRYQYPSGTLLEYADCLQTDASINPGNSGGPIYNDQGELLGIVGRCSFEKRGRVNVGVGYAISINQAKNFLGYLRSGRIVDHATLGATVTTDPDGGVVVSNILESSDAYRRGLRYNAQILEIDGRPVMTANDVQNVLGTLPSGWRVPVTFRYDGITKRVPVRLMGVHRQDELLAKMSSALPPPPPVPDQPEEDEDSEQKQDDNESDDDTPKTPDRKRTRPPSPHGGAKPSIPKSVSDLIIPRRGFANYHFNQVQQDRFIESLRSQSPADQFPADSESKPTAWVITGKTGEAEVQLSVADDQYAILVGETAMQATKRSELYDAVDTDSIAGILPALDAWRTMLKLGPRKFGEAYYQGTMPLGGERPLRDCTIGLYGDMEVRWLSHPESGLVECVEVFADRDSDPAELWILRDGDTISGLELRYGTDVALNVSISDWKQTETAQP
- a CDS encoding tetratricopeptide repeat protein; its protein translation is MASLLAVGCQDDTALVREIQSRRQAQQETLARRDHLGDSFVLLRKYVELDAEKAQEQIAFHLNGWSATRPPSEVTEPKLVDTLGDLISPNELADRVSGRTFLPSDVLHLRDSYLFHSLYSWVDVPLHDETLLTDWFTQQRETLSAETVDRLVTATRLFDWTIRNIALEPHQPLNPAPPGPDFPSGIEFRGAGYRQTDFQTVMRGTGDGLQRAGVFTQLCRQAGIPAAVLGTIDGQSGDVTPFCVGVLAGDQIYLFEPTLGVFVPGPDQVGIATLAQARRDAVVLRRLGIAGLDQFTYPVTKEDAQQCVALLNLLPEAISPRMKKLQSGLTGDRRMNVYVDADSLAEQLDAVTGISSVRLWDVPLKAEIYQSICQQYTQRDPVFAFWYMARWAMMDAGFESARELTRGRWQHLKGQFADLEEESITGARTLYMNQRAPEFEIEDLRIDVELQKQYGIRRELGVDAKVYDQQVAQIQGLLRMGKRTASYWLSLLQADDGRLETAESWLEKRVLTEEQQSYWTPAARYNLARLTEALGKTDEAIEMYKREGEPQEHGNRVRARLVAKQVDE
- a CDS encoding lysophospholipid acyltransferase family protein, with the protein product MTLTSHVIVLLAKLFSGFTVRWVDCQPDTCQRIYFANHTSHLDAVVLWSALPKEIRAVTRPVAAKDYWSSGWVKPHMAASFNALLIDRKEIKVHRSPIDIMLEEMGDIYSLIVFPEGGRSAGDEMGEFKSGLYYMGKKRPDLELVPVYIDNVNRILPRGEVLPVPLLSCITIGAPIFLEAGEPKNAFLKRAKEAVQRLKDL